The following coding sequences lie in one Lacerta agilis isolate rLacAgi1 chromosome 4, rLacAgi1.pri, whole genome shotgun sequence genomic window:
- the LOC117045146 gene encoding sialidase-3-like, producing MANVGSGKTVLFHQEDPKGLTYRIPALLYLPSESTFLAFAEERSTPRDENAKFLVMRRGRKEGMSVQWGPQKSLMEATLPRHRTMNPCPVFERKSGRVFLFFICVETHVTERHQILTGRNAARLCYVVSQDGGRTWSQTTDLTEQVIGKQLRKWATFAVGPGHGLQLSSGRLVIPAYAYYIHKRCFGHALYCGTKPHSFVFYSDDGGQSWARGQLLMHLHTSECQVAELTRRDNSQVLYCNARSPDRFRAEAFSTDGGEHFEEGYLSEDLCEPPSGCQGSVVSFFPQPEGSSRFSSASLSSTKSWLVFSHPTNCHQRLDLGIHLNTSPLEKDSWRPPWVLYKGPSSYSDLAVCQEAGNTLVFGCLFECGVHSPIEEIAFQLFTTAELLRNVREG from the exons ATGGCCAATGTTGGTTCAGGGAAGACGGTTCTTTTCCACCAGGAAGATCCAAAAGGTCTCACCTACCGCATCCCAGCTCTGCTCTACCTGCCATCCGAGTCTACTTTCCTGGCATTTGCTGAGGAGCGCTCAACTCCCAGAGATGAAAATGCCAAGTTCCTGGTGATGAGACGAGGGCGGAAGGAAGGAATGTCCGTCCAG TGGGGCCCTCAGAAGTCTCTGATGGAAGCCACGTTGCCCAGACACCGCACCATGAACCCTTGCCCCGTGTTCGAGAGGAAGAGCGGGCGAGTTTTCCTGTTCTTCATCTGCGTGGAGACCCACGTCACGGAACGGCACCAGATCTTAACAGGGAGGAACGCCGCTCGGCTCTGCTACGTTGTCAGCCAAGATGGCGGCCGCACCTGGAGCCAGACAACCGACCTGACAGAGCAGGTGATCGGCAAACAGTTGAGGAAGTGGGCCACCTTTGCGGTTGGGCCTGGTCACGGCCTGCAGCTGAGTTCCGGCCGCCTGGTGATCCCGGCTTACGCCTACTACATCCACAAGCGATGTTTCGGGCACGCGCTCTACTGCGGGACCAAACCTCATTCCTTCGTGTTCTACAGCGATGACGGTGGGCAGAGTTGGGCCCGAGGACAGCTCCTGATGCACTTGCACACATCCGAGTGCCAAGTTGCAGAGCTGACCCGCCGGGACAATAGCCAAGTGCTGTACTGCAACGCCCGCAGCCCCGACAGGTTCCGGGCCGAGGCTTTCAGCACAGATGGCGGAGAACACTTTGAGGAAGGGTACCTCTCCGAGGACTTGTGTGAGCCGCCCAGTGGCTGCCAGGGCAGCGTGGTGAGCTTCTTCCCTCAGCCGGAGGGTAGCTCTCGTTTCTCTTCGGCCTCGCTCAGCAGCACAAAGTCCTGGCTGGTGTTCTCTCACCCCACAAACTGTCACCAGCGCTTGGATTTGGGCATCCACCTGAACACGTCCCCGTTGGAAAAAGACTCTTGGCGCCCTCCCTGGGTGCTGTACAAAGGTCCCAGTAGCTACTCGGACCTGGCTGTGTGCCAAGAAGCGGGGAACACACTGGTGTTTGGGTGCTTGTTTGAGTGCGGGGTGCACTCCCCCATTGAAGAAATTGCGTTCCAGCTCTTCACCACTGCCGAGCTTTTGAGGAACGTGAGGGAAGGATGA